The proteins below come from a single Necator americanus strain Aroian chromosome V, whole genome shotgun sequence genomic window:
- a CDS encoding hypothetical protein (NECATOR_CHRV.G17455.T1) translates to MQLSELVAAALQLPDYSVSEAVVSFNGVTTFELQSDGLSYLVYLVKDERDEEVGLTEAAKLAAFFNSKFFHETITENSLPIPCGRFLQSFRIDDQGLSYMVFVTRFIKGWRAHQLSENELCVIAEAIASIHAINTATMSSEFLRVIEENHLNIRNYQTSVEPHLLKIMYDAMQGELAQYFSLPQEVMPRLETVVASEDDDDWAAPSERVICHGRLTAQNCYFKENSDSCGQPIELVDVTEWENIHFDDVGFDLSNLIISSAEPSVRRNKYMTIFRSYYYARVDHRKTDFRLEDLKRLFRKHHKQAVILGIEPLLEILTSSESDHVKRAHSYRWESALEDAFDFTTHEYISDDEHCLFAK, encoded by the exons ATGCAACTGTCAGAACTCGTCGCTGCCGCACTTCAGCTACCCGATTATTCCGTATCGGAAGCGGTTGTTAGTTTTAATGGAGTGACAACTTTTGAGCTACAG agCGATGGATTGAGTTATCTTGTGTACTTAGTGAAAGATGAAAGGGATGAAGAAGTGGGTTTGACGGAAGCAGCAAAATTG GCTGCCTTCTTCAACTCGAAATTCTTCCATGAAACCATAACCGAGAACAGTCTACCGATACCATGCGGTCGTTTCCTGCAATCGTTCAGAATCGATGATCAGGGTCTTTCTTATATGGTTTTTGTGACTCGATTCATTAAAGGATGGAGAGCACATCAACTCTCGGAGAATGAGTTGTGTGTG ATTGCCGAAGCTATAGCATCCATACACGCCATCAATACAGCAACGATGTCATCGGAG ttcttaCGAGTAATCGAGGAAAATCACCTCAACATTCGAAACTACCAAACCTCGGTTGAACCTCACCTACTGAAGATTATGTACGATGCGATGCAAGGAGAATTAGCCCAATATTTCTCTCTACCACAAGAGGTTATGCCAAGG cTAGAAACAGTGGTGGCCAGTGAGGATGACGATGATTGGGCCGCTCCATCCGAACGTGTCATCTGTCATGGACGACTCACAGCACAGAATTGTTATTTCAAGGAGAATTCG GATTCCTGTGGACAACCTATTGAACTTGTCGATGTTACTGAATGGGAG AACATTCATTTCGACGATGTGGGCTTCGATTTATCAAATCTAATAATTTCCTCTGCTGAACCGAGcgtaagaagaaataaatatatgacg ATCTTCCGCAGCTATTACTATGCTCGAGTTGATCACAGAAAAACAGATTTTCGACTGGAAGATTTGAAAAGATTGTTTCGTAAACATCATAAACAAGCAGTTATACTTGG aattgaaCCACTTCTCGAAATTCTCACCTCCTCCGAATCCGATCATGTGAAAAGAGCGCATTCGTATCGATGGGAAAGTGCACTGGAGGACGCGTTTGATTTCACCACTCACGAATACATCAGCGACGATGAACACTGCCTTTTTGCCAAGTGA